One Chrysiogenia bacterium DNA segment encodes these proteins:
- a CDS encoding DUF3800 domain-containing protein has protein sequence MYLAYFDESGDSGYRSTISKAFVLGCVLVRSDQWLPALDALKAFRTALRIEHGIPMDFELKGHHLGRGKALKRFGLTEAERRRIYHGALQVLNDTGYFRVFGVVIRKDLIKARGRIDPRIEGWVRAIERVQSFAVENESFATLMPDVGHAELIKRLVRRMRRHNDVQGKFGTGAVVDHKLLNIVEDVSDRISHESYFVQAADWVAYAAHRAYYPLRRCCDNKVWFQLGDCRVLDVSRLNDRGDELNGMVDWPKP, from the coding sequence ATGTATCTCGCATACTTCGATGAATCCGGCGACTCCGGCTACAGGAGCACCATATCCAAAGCATTCGTGCTCGGGTGCGTCCTCGTCCGGTCCGACCAGTGGCTTCCCGCGCTGGATGCCCTCAAGGCATTCAGAACGGCCCTGCGTATTGAGCATGGGATTCCGATGGATTTCGAGCTGAAGGGTCACCATCTCGGGCGAGGAAAAGCGCTCAAGCGGTTCGGATTAACTGAGGCGGAGCGGCGGCGCATCTACCACGGCGCGCTCCAGGTCCTTAACGACACCGGGTATTTCAGAGTATTTGGTGTGGTTATTCGGAAGGACCTGATCAAGGCGAGAGGCCGCATTGATCCACGCATTGAGGGCTGGGTGCGCGCGATTGAGCGGGTTCAGAGTTTTGCCGTCGAAAACGAATCCTTCGCCACGCTCATGCCAGACGTTGGCCACGCGGAGCTTATCAAGCGGTTGGTGCGCCGGATGCGGCGACACAACGACGTTCAGGGGAAATTCGGAACTGGCGCTGTCGTTGACCACAAGCTCCTTAACATTGTCGAGGACGTATCTGATCGAATATCGCATGAGTCCTATTTTGTGCAGGCCGCCGATTGGGTCGCATATGCGGCTCACCGGGCCTACTACCCGTTGCGCCGATGCTGCGACAACAAGGTGTGGTTTCAGCTAGGGGATTGCCGCGTGCTCGACGTGAGCCGCCTGAATGACCGTGGCGACGAGTTAAACGGCATGGTGGATTGGCCAAAGCCATAA
- a CDS encoding IS1595 family transposase, which yields MALPVLNQPQFQDEDAAHEYLEKIRWPHGVTCPKCGVENVKVYRLNVKRAKSTRKVLKCGECRRQFTIKTGTIFEDSKIPLTVWLQAAYLMCASKKGFSAHQLHRYLGVTYKTAWFMAHRLREAMADSEFVKLGGAGKVVEADETFWGNNKKPGQPGRGYQHKMKVFSLVERDGNVRSFHVERVNAKTLRPILREQVEQATHVMTDDAGQYTRLSEDFDQHSVVKHSTGEYARGPVYTNTIESFFAVMKRGLHGTYHHIGEQHLKRYCGEFDFRYNNRKVSDLERTVNALSGIEGKRLTYKTVG from the coding sequence ATGGCGCTCCCGGTTCTCAATCAGCCCCAGTTTCAGGATGAAGACGCGGCCCACGAATATCTGGAAAAGATTCGCTGGCCCCACGGCGTGACCTGCCCCAAGTGCGGGGTGGAAAACGTGAAGGTCTACCGGCTGAATGTGAAGCGGGCAAAGAGCACCCGCAAGGTGCTGAAGTGCGGCGAGTGCCGTCGCCAGTTCACGATCAAGACCGGCACGATCTTTGAGGACAGCAAGATTCCCCTGACCGTGTGGCTACAGGCCGCCTACCTCATGTGCGCCAGCAAGAAGGGCTTTAGCGCCCACCAGCTCCACCGCTATCTGGGCGTCACCTACAAGACTGCGTGGTTCATGGCCCACCGCCTGCGCGAGGCCATGGCCGACAGCGAGTTTGTGAAGCTGGGCGGTGCTGGCAAGGTCGTGGAAGCCGACGAAACCTTCTGGGGCAACAACAAGAAGCCGGGCCAGCCCGGACGCGGCTACCAGCACAAGATGAAGGTGTTTAGCCTCGTGGAGCGTGACGGCAACGTGCGCAGCTTCCATGTGGAGCGGGTCAATGCCAAGACGCTGCGCCCGATCCTGCGTGAGCAGGTAGAGCAGGCTACCCATGTGATGACCGATGACGCTGGCCAGTATACGCGGCTCAGCGAGGACTTCGACCAGCACAGCGTGGTCAAGCACAGCACCGGGGAATATGCTCGTGGGCCGGTCTACACCAACACCATTGAGAGCTTCTTTGCGGTGATGAAGCGGGGCCTTCACGGCACCTATCACCACATCGGAGAGCAGCACCTCAAGCGCTACTGCGGGGAATTCGACTTCCGGTATAACAATCGTAAGGTCAGCGATTTGGAGCGAACGGTCAACGCGCTTAGCGGCATCGAAGGCAAGCGCCTGACCTATAAAACAGTTGGTTAA
- a CDS encoding outer membrane beta-barrel protein: MNRFWVLVSLVAAIVIAGVAPAHAQAEGASLRKRLSGEAFVGLDRLAGKSNLSLGVAGTWFFATEQTDRAVQFGFRPEVGFTRIENFNGSAHEYFFTANLEMDIVSLHALGEVSDALVPYLYVGGGFDYLTSDVGNVQSDQSGGLFQVGVGAKIYPLLNLYIAPQYTYIQALGATEASHHRLTAAVGVSF, from the coding sequence ATGAATCGCTTCTGGGTCCTAGTGAGTTTGGTGGCGGCGATCGTGATCGCCGGAGTAGCGCCCGCGCATGCGCAGGCCGAGGGTGCGTCGCTTCGCAAGCGTCTATCGGGTGAAGCATTCGTGGGCCTGGACCGGCTCGCCGGCAAGTCGAATCTGTCGCTGGGTGTGGCCGGAACGTGGTTCTTCGCCACCGAGCAGACCGACCGTGCGGTGCAGTTTGGCTTCCGTCCCGAGGTGGGCTTCACCCGCATCGAGAACTTCAACGGCAGCGCGCACGAGTATTTCTTCACGGCCAACCTGGAGATGGACATCGTCTCTCTCCACGCGCTGGGTGAAGTCTCCGACGCGCTGGTGCCCTACCTCTACGTGGGTGGTGGTTTCGACTACCTGACGTCCGATGTGGGCAACGTGCAGTCCGACCAGAGCGGCGGCCTGTTCCAGGTGGGCGTGGGCGCGAAGATCTACCCGCTGCTCAACCTCTACATCGCGCCGCAATACACCTACATTCAGGCGCTCGGCGCGACCGAGGCAAGCCACCACCGGCTGACCGCCGCTGTGGGCGTCTCCTTCTAA